Proteins encoded within one genomic window of Candidatus Obscuribacter sp.:
- a CDS encoding nucleoside deaminase produces MFGGGEYDPALEQMTAYPCDEPYPDKNEPLVIKDMFSYLQPWNGYCNPASMPPEDAKRLPCQTSNIKPTMKYHGVQIVGNKWMHRACEEALKSVQMGGGPFATVIVQIDDDTNKVIRYWVSHNHVTLWKDPTAHGETTCIRQACRELNVFNLGKIEKDNPNLKLPQTCKTSHCDLYTSAEPCPMCYSATRWANIKNIYFAATVYDAATQGVRFNDEPQYAELSLNYEDRVKLGVNCFQCTTDNSLDAFNHYKRASTIKY; encoded by the coding sequence ATGTTTGGTGGTGGTGAGTACGATCCCGCCCTTGAACAAATGACCGCCTATCCCTGTGACGAACCCTATCCGGACAAGAACGAACCGCTTGTAATCAAAGATATGTTTTCGTATCTACAACCATGGAATGGCTATTGCAATCCAGCCAGCATGCCGCCAGAAGATGCCAAAAGATTGCCCTGCCAGACATCCAACATCAAACCAACAATGAAGTACCACGGTGTCCAAATAGTTGGCAACAAGTGGATGCACAGAGCATGCGAAGAAGCCCTCAAATCAGTACAAATGGGCGGCGGACCTTTTGCCACAGTAATTGTGCAAATTGACGACGACACCAACAAAGTAATTCGTTACTGGGTCTCTCACAACCACGTAACCCTATGGAAAGATCCTACCGCTCACGGTGAGACTACCTGCATCAGACAAGCATGCAGAGAACTCAATGTATTTAACCTGGGCAAAATCGAAAAAGACAATCCAAACCTCAAATTGCCCCAGACTTGCAAAACATCGCACTGCGATCTTTACACAAGTGCTGAGCCATGCCCCATGTGCTACTCCGCTACCCGCTGGGCCAATATCAAAAACATCTATTTTGCTGCCACCGTATATGATGCAGCGACTCAAGGTGTGCGCTTTAACGATGAGCCTCAGTACGCTGAGCTTTCACTCAACTACGAAGACAGAGTCAAACTCGGTGTCAACTGCTTCCAGTGCACAACAGACAACTCACTGGATGCTTTTAACCACTACAAACGCGCTAGCACAATCAAGTACTAA
- a CDS encoding alpha/beta fold hydrolase: protein MNKNTIWSKTLLSLVSLSCLSPWLAWPMAVSAREHHHKKTEENNFAPCMSWTVPKPRAILLCVHGLGLDSTAYTGFANKMNSYGISSYAIDVRGFGSWMRAAGHEQVDFDACLDDVKKALSTIRAANVGVPIFLVGESMGGAIALHGAAHFPELMDGVISSVPAAERFQEKRTDLKVALAFLKGPNKDFDIGDSIVDQATKNEKLRAAWEADPLSRMNLSPHELLQFQRFMNSNHDIAKDITMPVLMLQGTMDRLVKPQGSFELFSKLSSVKKIFIALPSEHLILEDQKAHTVAFDSRVAALLMGWINANLGDNAAAVADLAQMPAKPASDTPGQTAPLDTSDQAKVPATAEPVKESEKQIVIEQKEDKLLDTAIGASDQIQNTFDPFEREMALALVAMREGRKDEAQKLLQAIVQSEPLNADAHYWLSLCLVAQGQTGEAKKEKELARSLAKISGRSKQVKNYVLASSNNGSQTSAPVDPKELTNGVPTVLVFQAGWCAECQGLDTLIKQAQNNRGNGVRFLSFYVDNKDNNGIVKLFNIGPIPTFVFLRGDGTTSSTIIGRETLPTIQRELQVITSRTKN from the coding sequence ATGAATAAAAATACAATCTGGTCCAAAACACTATTAAGCCTGGTTAGCCTCTCCTGCCTCAGTCCATGGCTTGCCTGGCCAATGGCTGTGAGCGCACGCGAGCACCATCACAAAAAAACAGAAGAAAATAACTTTGCCCCCTGTATGTCCTGGACTGTGCCAAAGCCCAGAGCGATATTACTTTGTGTCCATGGACTGGGGTTAGACAGCACTGCCTATACAGGCTTTGCCAATAAGATGAATAGTTATGGCATCTCATCTTATGCCATCGACGTGCGCGGCTTTGGCTCCTGGATGAGGGCGGCAGGGCACGAACAAGTAGACTTTGATGCCTGTCTCGATGATGTCAAAAAAGCACTGAGCACTATCCGTGCCGCTAACGTCGGTGTGCCAATCTTTCTTGTGGGTGAGTCAATGGGTGGTGCCATTGCTCTGCATGGAGCCGCCCACTTTCCCGAACTGATGGACGGAGTTATTTCATCAGTGCCAGCCGCTGAGCGCTTCCAGGAAAAACGCACTGACTTAAAAGTGGCGCTGGCCTTTCTCAAAGGACCAAATAAAGACTTTGACATCGGAGACTCTATAGTCGACCAGGCCACCAAAAACGAAAAACTGAGAGCTGCCTGGGAAGCAGATCCGCTCAGTCGGATGAACCTTTCGCCCCATGAACTATTGCAGTTTCAGCGTTTTATGAACAGCAATCACGATATTGCCAAAGACATCACCATGCCAGTTTTGATGCTGCAAGGCACGATGGACAGACTGGTCAAACCACAAGGTAGCTTTGAGCTTTTTAGCAAGTTGAGCAGTGTCAAAAAAATCTTTATCGCATTACCCAGCGAGCATCTCATATTAGAAGACCAGAAAGCACATACAGTTGCCTTTGATAGCCGGGTGGCAGCCTTATTAATGGGCTGGATCAATGCCAATCTGGGAGATAACGCAGCAGCAGTGGCCGACCTGGCCCAAATGCCAGCCAAGCCCGCTAGTGACACGCCTGGTCAGACAGCACCACTGGACACAAGTGACCAGGCCAAAGTGCCTGCCACTGCCGAACCAGTCAAAGAAAGCGAAAAACAAATCGTTATCGAGCAAAAAGAAGATAAATTACTTGATACTGCCATTGGTGCAAGCGACCAAATACAGAATACTTTTGACCCATTTGAGCGCGAAATGGCGCTGGCACTTGTGGCCATGAGAGAAGGACGCAAAGACGAAGCGCAAAAATTGTTGCAAGCTATAGTCCAGTCCGAACCTCTCAATGCCGATGCCCACTACTGGCTGTCTCTATGCCTGGTAGCTCAAGGTCAAACTGGTGAAGCCAAAAAAGAGAAAGAACTGGCCAGATCTCTGGCTAAAATTTCGGGACGAAGCAAACAAGTCAAAAATTATGTACTTGCATCCAGCAATAATGGCAGCCAAACTTCGGCTCCTGTAGACCCTAAAGAACTCACCAATGGAGTTCCTACAGTGCTTGTATTCCAGGCCGGCTGGTGCGCTGAGTGCCAGGGATTGGATACGCTCATTAAGCAGGCCCAGAATAACAGGGGCAATGGTGTCAGATTTCTCAGTTTTTATGTTGACAACAAAGACAATAATGGAATAGTAAAATTATTCAATATCGGACCGATACCTACTTTTGTATTTCTCAGGGGCGACGGCACCACAAGCTCTACTATTATCGGTAGAGAGACTCTGCCCACTATTCAGCGTGAACTACAAGTCATAACCTCCAGGACAAAAAACTAA
- a CDS encoding protein kinase produces the protein MAADGAEGSVKRVCLTCNAEFAGGESVCPHDGTALTPVADGSLIGTVLGGRYQILSVIGDGAMGRVYLAKHQLMKRQVAVKMMHPQLISGKAALRRFQKEAELASALNHPNILSVYDFGVTDDGNPYLVMDYLQGRELSELLAEAKRLGTSEAIHIFKQVCQGLAHAHDKGVVHRDLKPSNIMLVTLDEDQNFVKILDFGIAKQLNPSDSAMGNLTRTGEVFGTPHYMSPEQCRALHVDGRADIYAVGCVMYQTLTGDLPIRGSDLIECLYKHVNETPASFATVCPELDLPAELESIVFKAMAKAPEDRYQTFQEMRAALDVLEPDGRTGTFSRVNLNAISEAAVRTASASAINLKAVEPDSEPVNLQLVDTVSEEAHVLLDGQSLAPEIEEVKKTVKSDAELLDSILTVKKSEENLAHIEQDRQDELSTAASNKTFVSADTVQKAKSSPGQATTGSGRLIMAEKRKLVILVPVVMLLLIGVFAIFYYGGNGKYSAEIAQLQKQATEAYDLGNFVAAKKFVRQAQKVEEDHQLPKSLRTRYLLGLIFYAQGDYDDAESVLERALSMVQTSSPGSLTLAEIEVPLGRARARIKEFDGAQKVLDDAYKIRSEKLSKGDLLIADVISGQAELNMARGKTKEALSQLTEALAMITAKKGADSIEAATAQNNLGQAYQASGNLQKAEEMYQMALSARRNKLKDSSPLIADSLQCLGTLYAYTGRGKQALDCYKEAIAVQQKSLDATDPRLVNVQKKYAELLARMVGR, from the coding sequence TTGGCGGCAGACGGAGCAGAAGGCTCAGTCAAAAGAGTTTGTTTAACCTGCAATGCCGAATTTGCGGGCGGCGAGTCTGTCTGTCCCCATGACGGCACTGCCCTGACGCCGGTTGCTGACGGCTCGCTGATTGGCACGGTGCTGGGCGGCCGCTATCAAATTTTAAGCGTGATTGGCGATGGCGCCATGGGGCGTGTCTATCTGGCTAAGCACCAGCTGATGAAACGCCAGGTGGCAGTCAAAATGATGCACCCGCAGCTAATTTCAGGTAAGGCAGCGCTGAGACGATTCCAAAAAGAAGCAGAGTTGGCAAGTGCCCTGAACCATCCCAATATTCTTTCTGTTTATGACTTTGGTGTGACCGATGACGGCAACCCGTATCTGGTTATGGACTATCTGCAAGGTCGTGAACTTTCGGAGCTTTTGGCTGAGGCCAAAAGACTTGGCACTTCTGAAGCTATTCATATTTTTAAGCAGGTCTGTCAAGGCTTGGCCCACGCTCATGACAAAGGAGTGGTGCACCGTGACCTCAAGCCGAGCAATATCATGCTTGTTACCCTTGACGAAGATCAGAACTTTGTCAAAATCCTCGATTTTGGTATAGCTAAACAGCTCAACCCATCAGATAGCGCCATGGGCAATTTGACGCGCACAGGGGAAGTTTTTGGCACACCGCATTATATGAGTCCCGAGCAGTGCCGCGCCTTGCATGTGGACGGACGTGCCGATATTTATGCTGTTGGCTGTGTGATGTACCAGACATTAACAGGTGATTTGCCCATTCGTGGCAGTGATCTTATAGAGTGTCTCTACAAGCATGTTAATGAGACTCCCGCTAGTTTTGCCACAGTCTGTCCGGAGCTGGATTTGCCGGCGGAGCTTGAGTCGATTGTTTTTAAGGCCATGGCTAAAGCGCCTGAGGACAGATATCAGACCTTCCAGGAGATGCGCGCTGCTCTAGATGTGCTGGAGCCAGATGGTCGTACCGGTACTTTTAGCCGCGTCAATCTCAATGCCATAAGCGAAGCCGCTGTGCGCACAGCCAGTGCCAGCGCTATTAATCTCAAGGCTGTGGAGCCGGACTCCGAGCCAGTCAATCTGCAGCTAGTCGATACAGTATCAGAAGAAGCTCATGTGCTTTTGGATGGACAGTCTCTAGCTCCCGAAATTGAAGAAGTCAAAAAGACAGTTAAAAGTGATGCTGAGCTATTGGACTCGATTTTGACTGTTAAAAAGTCCGAAGAAAATCTGGCACATATTGAGCAAGACAGGCAAGATGAGCTGAGTACAGCTGCTAGCAATAAAACATTTGTCAGTGCTGATACTGTGCAAAAAGCCAAAAGCAGCCCGGGTCAAGCCACTACCGGTAGCGGCAGGCTTATAATGGCAGAAAAGCGCAAACTGGTAATACTTGTGCCAGTGGTAATGCTCTTACTTATTGGTGTATTTGCCATCTTTTATTATGGTGGCAATGGCAAATACTCAGCCGAAATTGCCCAATTGCAAAAGCAAGCCACCGAAGCCTATGATCTCGGTAATTTTGTGGCCGCCAAAAAATTTGTGCGTCAGGCTCAAAAAGTAGAAGAAGATCATCAACTGCCCAAAAGTTTGCGCACCAGATATCTGCTTGGTTTGATTTTTTATGCTCAGGGCGATTATGACGATGCCGAATCAGTACTGGAAAGAGCACTGTCAATGGTGCAAACGTCAAGCCCGGGCTCACTTACTCTAGCCGAGATAGAAGTACCTCTAGGTAGAGCCAGAGCGCGTATCAAAGAGTTTGATGGTGCTCAAAAGGTGCTTGATGATGCTTATAAAATACGCAGCGAAAAGCTCAGTAAAGGTGACCTGCTCATAGCTGACGTTATAAGCGGTCAAGCTGAGCTTAACATGGCCAGAGGCAAGACTAAAGAAGCGCTCAGTCAACTGACCGAAGCTCTGGCTATGATCACAGCTAAAAAAGGTGCAGATAGTATCGAAGCTGCCACAGCGCAAAACAATCTTGGTCAGGCTTATCAGGCTAGTGGCAATTTGCAAAAGGCTGAGGAAATGTACCAGATGGCTCTATCGGCCAGGCGCAACAAACTTAAGGATTCCAGTCCTCTCATTGCCGATAGTTTGCAATGTCTCGGTACTCTGTATGCCTACACTGGCCGTGGTAAGCAAGCTCTCGATTGCTATAAAGAAGCGATAGCTGTGCAACAAAAGAGCCTGGATGCCACTGACCCCAGACTGGTTAATGTGCAAAAAAAATATGCCGAACTTTTAGCTCGGATGGTTGGTCGTTAA
- a CDS encoding EVE domain-containing protein, producing the protein MVAKSKTNSQYWLFKSEESVFSISDLANAKNKTTHWDGVRNYQARNFLRDSIKVGDLVFFYHSNSEPSAIAGIAQVVKEGYPDHTAFDPDDDHYDAKSKKSEPTWYMVDIKHVETFKHPLDLETLKQEPGLEKMALLQKGSRLSIQPVTAEEWQIVLKSQEKLLKKKR; encoded by the coding sequence ATGGTAGCCAAGAGTAAAACAAACAGCCAGTACTGGCTCTTCAAATCAGAAGAGTCTGTTTTTAGTATCAGTGACCTGGCTAATGCCAAAAACAAGACGACGCACTGGGATGGCGTGCGCAACTATCAGGCGCGCAACTTTTTGAGGGACTCAATTAAAGTCGGGGACCTGGTATTTTTTTATCACAGCAACTCCGAGCCCTCGGCCATAGCAGGTATAGCCCAGGTAGTAAAAGAAGGCTATCCGGATCACACTGCTTTTGATCCTGATGATGATCACTATGATGCCAAAAGCAAAAAGTCAGAACCAACCTGGTACATGGTGGATATAAAGCACGTCGAAACATTTAAGCATCCTCTCGATCTGGAAACTCTCAAACAGGAGCCTGGCCTCGAAAAAATGGCTCTCTTGCAAAAAGGAAGCCGACTATCAATCCAACCTGTGACCGCCGAAGAATGGCAAATTGTGTTAAAGAGCCAGGAAAAATTGCTCAAGAAAAAGCGTTGA
- a CDS encoding aquaporin family protein yields the protein MQIARPLVAEFTGTAFLLIAVVGTGILAHQLDQGNLALAVLSVAVATGATLLALILSLSHISSHFNPVVTLALAIRREFKWSWVMPYIAAQILGACAGVMLSNLMFDLPFATISDTARHAPGQYLGEFIATFGLLGVIFGAGKGRPDFAPFAVAGYVLGAIYFTSSTCFANPAVTISRMFTATLTGIAPADVPGYIAAQLVALGSALVFFGWLNKPVSAADDGDIRARLERELVQSSTI from the coding sequence ATGCAAATAGCCCGTCCTTTAGTTGCCGAATTTACTGGCACAGCATTTTTATTGATAGCGGTGGTTGGTACCGGTATTCTGGCCCATCAGCTTGATCAGGGTAATCTGGCCCTGGCAGTACTTTCTGTGGCAGTGGCTACAGGTGCTACTCTTCTGGCTTTAATACTGTCTCTTTCTCATATCTCCAGTCACTTCAATCCAGTGGTGACCCTGGCGCTGGCTATCCGCCGCGAGTTTAAGTGGTCATGGGTAATGCCATATATCGCCGCTCAGATACTGGGAGCCTGTGCTGGAGTGATGCTCTCCAACCTCATGTTTGACTTGCCCTTTGCCACCATATCCGATACCGCTCGTCACGCTCCCGGTCAATATCTGGGTGAGTTTATCGCTACTTTTGGACTGCTTGGTGTGATATTTGGTGCTGGCAAAGGTCGGCCAGATTTTGCGCCCTTTGCAGTGGCTGGCTATGTGCTCGGAGCTATTTATTTCACTTCTTCGACTTGTTTTGCCAATCCCGCAGTCACTATCTCGCGCATGTTCACAGCCACATTGACTGGTATTGCACCAGCGGATGTGCCTGGGTATATTGCCGCTCAGCTAGTGGCACTGGGCTCCGCCCTGGTCTTCTTTGGCTGGCTCAATAAGCCAGTTAGTGCCGCAGATGACGGTGATATTAGAGCCAGGCTAGAGCGTGAGCTTGTGCAGTCGTCGACTATTTAG
- a CDS encoding Gfo/Idh/MocA family oxidoreductase: MPEQNAPINAALVGFGTGGKLFHAPIISCAQNINLTAIVTGNPARQSQAQKYQEAVIYESLDKLLAERSDIDLIVLTTPNSTHHKLAIQALQAGINVVVDKPFAVTTLEADEMLKVASEQNKIICPYQNRRFDSDFLTLKKVIKEGAVGKIMRLESRIERYRRLPKAGGWRETTSAQDGGGVLYDLGSHLIDQVVHLFGAPQRLSYARLEQMRGLGTSDDATLILDYNDFCVHIHASMICASGGPRFRLLGLDGAYLKELGDIQEDQLRAGLSPTSADFGKEPECSYGKLFRQDSSEAVISEQGNWLAYYQQIAQAIKGEAPPPVSKSEILTTIKIIEQALAMQH, translated from the coding sequence ATGCCAGAACAAAATGCTCCAATCAATGCTGCTTTAGTTGGCTTTGGCACTGGCGGTAAGCTATTTCATGCGCCAATTATTAGCTGTGCCCAAAATATCAATTTGACAGCTATTGTCACCGGTAACCCTGCCCGCCAGAGTCAAGCACAAAAATATCAAGAGGCGGTTATTTATGAGAGCTTGGATAAGCTCCTGGCTGAGCGGTCAGATATTGACCTAATTGTTTTGACCACGCCCAATAGTACCCACCACAAACTAGCTATCCAGGCTCTCCAAGCCGGTATCAATGTAGTTGTGGACAAACCATTTGCAGTAACTACGCTTGAAGCAGATGAGATGCTCAAAGTGGCCAGTGAACAAAACAAAATCATCTGCCCCTACCAAAATAGACGCTTTGACAGTGATTTTTTGACCCTCAAAAAAGTCATCAAAGAGGGCGCTGTAGGCAAAATAATGCGCCTTGAATCCCGCATCGAGCGTTATCGCCGCTTGCCCAAAGCAGGCGGATGGAGAGAGACTACTAGCGCTCAAGATGGTGGCGGCGTGCTCTATGATCTGGGCAGCCATTTAATTGATCAGGTCGTGCATCTCTTTGGCGCACCTCAAAGATTATCCTATGCCAGACTGGAGCAAATGCGCGGGCTTGGCACCAGTGATGATGCCACACTCATACTTGACTATAATGACTTTTGTGTCCATATCCACGCCTCGATGATTTGTGCCAGTGGCGGACCGAGATTTAGATTACTCGGGCTCGATGGCGCTTATCTCAAAGAGCTGGGCGACATCCAGGAGGACCAGTTGCGCGCAGGCTTAAGCCCGACGAGCGCTGACTTTGGCAAAGAACCCGAGTGCAGCTATGGCAAACTCTTTAGACAGGACAGCAGTGAAGCCGTTATCAGTGAGCAAGGCAATTGGCTTGCGTATTACCAGCAAATCGCTCAAGCAATCAAAGGTGAGGCACCGCCACCAGTATCAAAATCAGAAATTTTGACGACTATAAAAATAATCGAGCAGGCGCTCGCCATGCAGCATTGA
- a CDS encoding tetratricopeptide repeat protein has protein sequence MLTAISPALALTDADREEVMTSCQDKLRSTWGRLQFPNNMSCSVQFKLLPDGGYSSPQVISTSGNKLIDVQALNAVDAACPFQKFVDAPFDVIANFYVGTKNDVVVSTRGGPASSMAERKIAIHKKYHQNSINIMVDRIVKAEKVLGKDSPKLWESINFLANEYKIAGDFDKSQATYQRALTIAQKESPESPHAARTIVGMGELALERGDRAKAEEYFKQVIDMQKLPPGSELTDALKNTAKLLYKDGKTKEADEIYARIRTIGTNSK, from the coding sequence ATGCTGACAGCAATCAGTCCGGCACTGGCCCTCACCGATGCCGACCGAGAAGAAGTGATGACCAGCTGTCAGGACAAATTGCGCAGCACTTGGGGTCGACTACAATTCCCCAATAATATGTCATGCTCGGTGCAGTTCAAGCTTTTGCCCGATGGTGGCTACTCCAGTCCACAGGTTATTAGTACGTCGGGTAATAAGCTCATCGATGTCCAGGCACTCAATGCTGTGGATGCTGCCTGTCCCTTCCAAAAGTTTGTGGACGCTCCATTTGATGTGATTGCCAACTTTTATGTGGGCACAAAAAATGATGTCGTAGTCTCGACTCGTGGCGGACCGGCCTCATCTATGGCAGAGCGCAAAATTGCCATCCACAAGAAATACCACCAAAACTCAATAAACATCATGGTGGATCGCATCGTTAAAGCCGAAAAAGTCCTCGGTAAAGACAGTCCCAAACTCTGGGAGAGTATCAACTTTTTGGCCAACGAATATAAAATCGCCGGCGACTTTGACAAGAGTCAGGCAACTTATCAAAGAGCACTTACCATCGCCCAAAAAGAAAGCCCCGAATCTCCTCACGCGGCCCGCACCATAGTTGGCATGGGTGAGTTAGCACTGGAGCGCGGCGATAGAGCCAAAGCCGAAGAATACTTCAAACAGGTAATCGACATGCAAAAGCTACCGCCAGGCAGTGAGCTAACCGATGCCCTGAAAAACACAGCAAAATTACTCTATAAAGACGGCAAGACTAAAGAAGCCGACGAAATTTACGCCCGCATCCGCACCATCGGCACAAACTCTAAATAG
- a CDS encoding carbonic anhydrase: MLQLLPGIHRFKTEIHESNEEFFQHLAKGQNPETMFITCSDSRVVPNLITQTDPGELFVLRNAGNIVPAHGSVIGGEEAAIEYAVLALGIKNIVVCGHSQCGAVRGILNPEKVENMPGVAKWLEHSAKTREIVKANYSNMNDECQYNIAIQENVLVQMENIKTHPAISRLLWKREVHLFGWVYEMETGEVFIYDQIDETFQPIAYNDGEFHMVDYRSMPR, translated from the coding sequence ATGCTCCAGCTTTTGCCCGGTATTCACAGATTCAAGACAGAAATACACGAAAGCAACGAAGAATTCTTCCAGCATCTGGCTAAGGGGCAAAACCCCGAAACCATGTTTATTACCTGCTCTGACTCACGTGTAGTGCCCAATTTAATCACTCAGACAGACCCTGGTGAGCTTTTTGTCCTGCGCAATGCCGGCAATATAGTGCCTGCCCACGGCAGTGTGATAGGTGGTGAAGAAGCCGCAATCGAATACGCAGTGCTCGCTTTAGGCATCAAAAACATAGTAGTTTGTGGTCACTCGCAGTGTGGCGCTGTCCGGGGCATACTTAATCCAGAAAAAGTGGAGAACATGCCAGGCGTGGCAAAATGGCTTGAGCACTCAGCCAAAACCAGAGAAATAGTTAAAGCCAATTACAGCAATATGAACGATGAATGTCAGTACAACATCGCCATCCAGGAGAATGTCCTGGTGCAAATGGAAAACATCAAAACCCATCCAGCAATCTCGCGCCTCCTCTGGAAGCGTGAGGTCCATCTCTTTGGCTGGGTCTATGAAATGGAAACAGGTGAAGTCTTTATTTACGATCAAATTGATGAGACTTTTCAGCCAATTGCCTACAACGACGGCGAATTCCATATGGTGGACTATCGCAGCATGCCTCGCTAA